cTCTACATAGATCTTTCAAAGTGTTATAAATTTTATGATTTCTTTGGCTCGCTGTTTGGCCTCGAGTTGATAGAGTTTTGGTATACCGATACCACTGTTTTAGGAGGTTTGGTTCACGACTGCGTGTACATTTTTTGGTCTTGCCCTTCTCAGACTTTATATTACTTTCAATGACATAGCTCCCTTTTCGGGCTATTTTAGTGGATGTAAATTCTTCTATTATTACAGAGGAGTCTTCCAGTTGAATCTCTATAAGGCAAGCATGACTCAGGCAATTTTCAGTTATGTAGTGATGCATATGAACCAAGGAGTCTCCGATGGACTCCCAAGTTAACTTTGGTATTTGCTTCTTCAGTGTAAGATTTGGCAACCCAAGCTTCTCACTCTTCAGCTGCTCCACATGGGCGTTATAGATAGTTTCTGCttcttttattaataatttagctttctCCTCATCTATGGGTACATCATCTTCCTCTTTCCACTCATAAATGGGATCCACATACTCTATGTACTCTCTTATATGCTTATAGACTGAATAGATGTGTCTCCTATACACCAAACCTCGTAAGTAGCCAGGGTCAAGTTTCAGAGCATGGTGAATTGTAACTATGCACTGTTCAGGGCAGTCTAATGCTAATAGTAAAGTAAGGGAATGGTCCAagcatggccagtgtcgaggaTTACATTCTACACCTTTTTGGAAAGCGTAAAGAGCACTTTCAAAGTGATTGGCTTGCATGCAAACCTGTCCGAATTGGTGCCAAAGAGTAACATCAGAATTGTCTAGCTCAGAAGCTGCCTCGTAAGCTTCTATAGCCTCCTCCAACTTGCCCAGGTAGCTAGACGATGTTGCGAGGTTTTTATAACAGAGGTACTTCAAATGAAAAATCTGCGTAGACGATTCGCCTGAATCAGGCTTTTTGACATCGTCTAGGAGTTCAGTGCCCAACAAATCTTTATAAAGTTGGATGGCGTCTTCTACGTTACCTTTACTCTGAAGATCGAGTGCTGTTGCATAGTGTTGAATTGCGATTTGCTCGAGCGCTTCCTTAGACACTTTCATTCCCGTGTCTTCGCCGGAATCGACCTCGTTGAGGGCGGTAATTTTAATCATGTTTGCGGTATGAAACTTGTATGTACAAGTGGAGATGTGGAGTGTGTGAAGTGGAGTGTTCAACGGGAAACTGCTTCCGTTGTGCGATAAAGCGAGTAGGTGGTCGCTAAATACATATCTATCGAATTTTATTGAGGCAAAAGCAAACGATAAAATCACTGAGTACctacttttttatataataaaattcgaGTGGTTGagaacacagattactagtatatatttgtgtTGAGAAATGAGACTTAAGTCAACAAATTCAAATTGCCGCCTTCTTCTTCCTCAAAAAAAAGACATTTACTCTGAAATTTGCCATGACTGTCAAatgaatcattaaaatattattgatttttgactaatgaatgaaaaaaaaaactaaaaaccagggtttaataacaaaacttgtttttattacataaactgtacaatacaataataggaTTTCGCCATCCGCCTTGTCTATGGTCTAAACCGCCATGTCCTGAAACATGGACTCCCAGTGCGGAGTCACATTGAGTTTGTGCTGCAGCGGACCCAGGGACACGAGGTTAGCGGAGCGCGAGGACTCGTCCACACCCACGGAGACGACCTCCTGGTAGAAAGATGCTTTCGTTCCCGAACACACCTGATAAAATCAAAGCAAAAATCTTATAAGATTGAAAGAagatatgttttttattttcgttTGTTACTAAGGTTGTCCTAGTCGGGAGTTCAAAATTACTATAATTGCTGTGAGTTCTGAACTTAAAACACACACaaatatacacatttttatattgGAGACCGGGCCAACCTTTAAAAAGGCGAAGAAGTGTCATACATCTTTCTCTTTTACTCTCatgggtttttactttttactttttaggtattataggtctaccagaatctgatggcaaaaagtgagaaaaataattgactccagcaataccggggtaattgtaATAGtattgatcctttttttctccATAAAGCGGCTGATACTGTGTGTTaagcatgcaaatataaaaatttatccaatgatcaaggatattttttgaaaatctgttgtCTAAAAGTGccgtcagattctggtagacctatacatttGATGTTTGTGATTTGTTTGAATCTAATACACCACTAATCGTTTAGAAAATGTCTAGCGTTGTCTCATTCATGACagactatttttttaatacctcGAATAGCGTGTCGCCTAGTTTGAGCGTGACGCGGCCGGAGCGGTGCACGCGCAGGCTGCCGATGCGACCCTCCTCCAGCTCCGACAGCCGACAGCGGTTGTCCACCTGGGTAACACAACAAACAAATacgaataaaaacaaataaataaatacttaaatatcgacctctgtggctcagttggtgggctgttggtagctcaagccgggggtcgcgggttcgaatcccgccgacggaacaaaaagttttcaaagttcctgggtcatggatgtgtattaaatatgtgtatcatatttaatacacatccaacgTGCTCCAACGTCATATTTTTCAACGCTACGATAGCGTTGAAAAATATGACGTTGGAGCACCAAAATGATAGCGAATTTATTCCTCTGCGCTATCATAGCGTTGagaaaatcaaacttatctctataaataatacacaatgtggtttttattatagCCCCATTCATGGCCCTTTTGACTACTCACATGATGCATTGATAGTTTTATGTGAAACAgtaatacttacttacattgGTGTCACAAAAAAACTGTGTACACAGCCCGACTGAGGTTCAAATGTGAACTGTCGAGAAATGGCGGATATTACGAGATTTTCCATAGAATACGTAAAAACTCAACTCAGCGTTGCTACCTCCCGATTTTACCTTCCCTAACACCCAATCAATAATGATAACAATAAATCGGTATTATTGATGACGTTTAAAATGTGGGGTAGAATTGATGTTTCTAACGAttcatttgattttaaaaagtttataaagaAACTTATCTAAAAATACTATAAGAATTAGATGAGGTAATAGCCATTTATGTAAGTGttcataacatatccgatttATCTTCAAATCCGTCATACTTACTGCTACAGCGACAGTTAAAGTGCACCTCTTCCACGgcggattgtatattttaagctattttcttacctttttttatgtttaattgtaaatatatttttaggctATTATTGGAACTCAAATAATTCTAATGCATGCTTGAGTACTTTGTTTCCTTCGTTAGAATCAGTTTTCGAGCATAAGataaacacaataatttttaaaatacaaagggcggaaaaaaaataattgcaaaatcagcaaaaattggcggcctcgccaataaacttacataatataacgagCGCCTTAGGCCAAGTTCTAATAGAAACATGCATTTGtccaatgaaattgaatataggtcaagtagcctataaATTATAGGCTAgatatataaaatttgatattgTACCTttattgaagtcggttaaaaaaactaatttgcaTTTTAACTGCAAATGTAAAGTTGAAAAGTGTATTTTCCTGGTGATACTCACTGGCTTCTCCTCTGTATCAGTGGACGTGGTTGGCTGGTCCTTCCGTCGGGGCTCATCTGCCGCCCCGCCGCGCCCCGGCAGACTGTCCGCCAGCTGTAACATACAtacaagtataataataattataggcaGTGTAAAACTTGAAGATCACGTCTTCGTGATCAGACAGGGTGGCCAACCCATCAGACCGATCACAGCCATGAGatagcattgaattgacataagccgaccataTGAGGCTGGTCCATAGTAgtggtagtagtagtagtaacaGTACAATAACTACCAAAAACGTAGGTACTTTAaggccgggcgcgcactagcggccaagccgcagcTGCCAaaccgcggcggccatcgagatagatatcTACCTTtaagtatgaaaccgccatagacgacgcgcacctaGCCGCAACGCGGTCCAGCgtccacaccatactttcgatggccgccgcgacctggccactgcggcctggccgctagtgcgcaccCGGGCTAATAGCTAACAATaaggtatagtctgtcaaaaaaggtgaagaaattaaaaagtgctaacatcggcgtgaaacagcgcttgcgctctgtttcgccgagtgagtgagtttaccggaggcccaatttttccctacccttccctattccctcttaaaaggccggcaacgcacctgcagttcttctgatgctgcgagtgtccatgggcgacggaagttgctttccatcaggtgacccgtttgctcgtttgcccccttatctcataaaaaaaaaaacatcgtagtgtcatctcttttttcagattgatttgaaagggatgacactacgatattgccactttttaatttcttcacttttttgacagactatatgttACAGACTAATCGCGATCTACAATTACCAGgcttgattttaattaaatctgTCGCCAACGTAGAATAGTCTATCTATAGGGAATGTATAATAATGGAATGGAAAATAAggactaagaaggaatgacattgaggaagtgtcctgtcattccttcATAGTCCTTATTTTCCATTGAATACACGCacgtttgtattacgggctttcattttactcaattagaggtacttgcggctacttttaacaaggcaacccaacattaatccattctatacgttctaaaggttaatgaataagaaaataaaaaatgaaagagCGTTGCTTCGCAGGTACCTTGCGCATTCCTTAAGGAACAGCAGCTGgtatagaaaacaaaatatgctTAGATAAAtaattggtctcgcgcgcgcgctcgactagataccgcgctgtatagaaaacaTAGATTCAcgaatgcggcacctcaatattgtagtgtgtgtaaaacaatgcacaaatattgttgtgtgcgtagataatcgggttgtcagatacgtgactggtgcccaatcaatggggaaaaatttgttgctgtggtcttgtaatttattattattgtatattagtaagtgctgatttttcaatcaccagataaactttaccattggaataaagtccattcgaaaagaatgcgacaaaataacaacgttgtttaggtcaacgaaatataatgggtacaatattgatgagaaaataatacaaaaacaatggtaggaagtttaacgaaagttaagaatgagtcataaaaaagcaaatgttaaatttgttttctcatttgttactgtattgtgtacataaaatataaactgtatttaagatttttattataatatgatactcataattcatatttattaatacacattcatgatccaggaactttgaaaactttttgttccgttggcgggattcgaaccagctaccctagctagagattttaatgcgctcatccactcatccactatgtatatataataaaataagatataataaataaataaataaaaatcacaatctcagaaaaatttgggaatttttagtttatggtaattggcaacactgaacatcaagcggtactccgatccgaattttcaggtttatattatttttctgtgtttatgacgatttatataatatttactgatggtatgtgatgccagtacctttcttgtttcttgtagtgttattattgcatagtctcactacgcaaattggcattttgctacggacgtaacttaaaatttcgaaaattatcgacacatctacctcacccgaagcttgcggcgcgactggcgcggttacgcccgatgaggcgtattatttgttgccgcatttttcaagtactccgacggtatctagtcgtagcgcgagcgcgagaccaatcattcatctaagaaaatatgtatttacgCACAAAAAAC
Above is a genomic segment from Aricia agestis chromosome 18, ilAriAges1.1, whole genome shotgun sequence containing:
- the LOC121735763 gene encoding calcineurin-binding protein cabin-1-like; this encodes MIKITALNEVDSGEDTGMKVSKEALEQIAIQHYATALDLQSKGNVEDAIQLYKDLLGTELLDDVKKPDSGESSTQIFHLKYLCYKNLATSSSYLGKLEEAIEAYEAASELDNSDVTLWHQFGQVCMQANHFESALYAFQKGVECNPRHWPCLDHSLTLLLALDCPEQCIVTIHHALKLDPGYLRGLVYRRHIYSVYKHIREYIEYVDPIYEWKEEDDVPIDEEKAKLLIKEAETIYNAHVEQLKSEKLGLPNLTLKKQIPKLTWESIGDSLVHMHHYITENCLSHACLIEIQLEDSSVIIEEFTSTKIARKGSYVIESNIKSEKGKTKKCTRSREPNLLKQWYRYTKTLSTRGQTASQRNHKIYNTLKDLCREIQFKFNTNKIFDLVLFPIDMTEEYFGTESEENDAKEYIIKHTKNRRDIIYLLNDYLAILACKWKSVWPTALAKIFIEANTCYSTHIDIPAFVNNNNEDLLFYTRVNMLAEELAVKEKLKESTQQAHELNIIDSIELILTLNPQIFSSDDHSELIQRVLRLKIHVHVLNGSKDSALECVCQLCYEMHEDLT